The genomic window TGAGGGCCAGCTCTGTGTCTGGCATATAACAGGTGCTTATTAAATTGAGTGGGCATTGAAGGAGGGCTTAGGTTAGGAAAGAAAAGCTCTACTGAGTACACCATTGtttgtgccttccctttgttgattatctctgatttatttcatatttttcttgtttgcacaaagttttttgcatgttttctccattgttagattataagctccttgagggcaaggactttctttgtatttcagtgtttagcacagtgcctagcaaaaAGAAtatgcctaataaatacttgttgtttaATTTGACTTACAGGTTCAAAGGCAGATGTGACCATTACCCAAACTGGACCATCTGTTCTATGAATCTGCTGGTGCACCCTTTTGGAGCCGGAGGACCTAGACAAAAACCGGTCCCACCCCTGTCCAAATCCTCAAGAAGAGAGTTCAGTTCTttaggaaggagaaaacactgctcCTCCAATACCACCCAAAATGACAAGGGCTTGGGAAACACTATATATCCATCCCCTAGCAATGTTGGGAGAAAGGGACACAGAGCACCAGGGGTGGATTTCTAACTTTCAGAGCAAAGTATCACTGGGTTATATGTTTTTAGTCTTTTAGGATTGTTTGAAGATTTCTTGCCTCTCACACCTGAGAACACACTGGCATCTACTGGCTGTCTGTCTTCACTGCACCTGTCCACTTCTCACAGGTCACTAAGGAGTAAAACCACTCTACTAACAAAACAATATGTAGTGAAGTAATAATTTTATTCCTCATTTTTACTATTGCCATTTTGTGATGTGTTGATCTGTACTATTACTATATCaagtaattcattcattcagaatttATCCAATTCTTTGACATTGCAGTTCTAGTTGTGAGGCAACAAGCTTACATTAaggatctactatgtgccaggcactgtgttagattttaagcatacaaagaaagatgaaaaacagtccctgcccataAGGAGGTCACAACCTAATTgaggagaaacaagaaaacagCTATGTACCAACAAGCTATAGAGAGGATATAGTTggaataatcaacaaagggaaggcagtagtgttaagaaagaaaaggaaaggctttcaggaaaggtaggattttagctgagccttgaagggagctagaaGGCAGAAGTGAATGGGGGGAGAGTTCAACAGATGAGTAGCTTTTTAATGTctattgttgggattggaagctcaaatctgtgtggatggtctcgggcaggtaaaagtgggacttctaaatcttagagtcttacgaggccctccatgaacagcgggggttcgagaaggtcagactgagctagctcggctagctcgggtatttccgcctcttcccgggagatacgtgatgggtggagtctccctgccctcaaggtcgtcccggattggagcacacctagttacctaacagcacggtattgagatgcaaactgtgtggctgaaggttaagtaggattgaggaagcctggaagctctctcttagcacgtgtggagccaagaggacagtaggctccgctcctcttctttcctctcttttttttttttttttttttttttacagtcgtAGCGACTTTATTGGGGACAAAGTACCAGGGGATTAGGAGTTGGCATTGGGGCCCTTCTTCTTGCCAAAGGTGGGCACTACGTTGACAAAACGTCGGTTGTACTGCATCCTCCTCTTAGCTCGCccagtcttcttcttcttcttctcctgttTGGCCACCTTGGGAGTCTGACCCCTCACTTTTCCAGCTCGGGCCAGAGAGCCATGGACTTTACCTCCTAGCATCCGGCCGGCCACTTCCAGGGTGCACAGGGGCTCCACCCCGCACTGGCCCAAGATGGCttcctgggaaaagggcggagatggggaatctattgccagtaataaagccagaggaacaggaggtctgggctgagaaacttcacagggaatgcaggaaggcgggggtcacaatagagttagatgacctctgagaattttgtaaaaggatttggaaagtttctccttggctcaagcaggcaggaatatcaagagaaaaatggggagcggtcggagagcaaatgactgcttatgagcaacaataccctggggagctggaggatttagatttcctgatattatcttagcctccttaggaaatctccccctcttcctcctaaggaagaccccccctgcacttgtaactagaccctgaaataaagctcaacccttgttctactctggaacgtcctttctctcatatgtgcatccggcgtggccagccgaagacctcggaggtgaggtaagaaagactcgggtagcccacacaggcctctaggtctggcagttggcgccccaacagggattgggagcgcagataatcctgggtgcttttggggtacacccggaaggggctgtgaaagaagcaagtcctgaatcctagattcg from Notamacropus eugenii isolate mMacEug1 chromosome 1, mMacEug1.pri_v2, whole genome shotgun sequence includes these protein-coding regions:
- the LOC140520529 gene encoding small ribosomal subunit protein eS30, with protein sequence MAQAPQKGHDAELLQVVACIWEKAKRTTLAQPKEAILGQCGVEPLCTLEVAGRMLGGKVHGSLARAGKVRGQTPKVAKQEKKKKKTGRAKRRMQYNRRFVNVVPTFGKKKGPNANS